Genomic DNA from Pleurodeles waltl isolate 20211129_DDA chromosome 1_2, aPleWal1.hap1.20221129, whole genome shotgun sequence:
attgtaaattcataactggtcttttctttccccatatattggtcaacccttcctcataatttggtcttctcctgccataattccattggccctgcatgtaactaaagcacttcttcctctatctgctgcaaaaaatagaaatgtttgcatttatcATCCTACTTTAAATCTGCCATGCGTTTTCCATTAGAATACCACTTTGaccactccaccatcagagttgttggctggctaacAGAATACCCCCAAAAAAGAGGCAAAAgcgccacggaggagtaacaagagaaatcaaCTAGAAGGGgcactcaaacatatcaagagtgttcaaacagtcatagtgtaataaggttatTAAGTTGGCCTGCTCATGGTcaaaattgcaataaggagagattaatataacatatacaattatcatataaacccaataaaaacatttttcagaaataaacttttagcattagactgtatttacaaattaagcactgtgaaatAAAGGGGTTAAAAGGGGCTTCACAAATATTAAAAATGCCCGAGATGGCTTACAATAATGATGCcccagtattcacattgaactgcaacagctgcgTGTTGGAatggaaagctttaggcaccggcacatggatgtttacaaattaagcaatgcgagctaaaggggttaattaaaagtggctgtacatatacagACAGACAGAAGACAGCAGAAGATGGGAGAAGAGAGAAcacggaagaagacagaagacggcagaagACAGGAGATGGAAGAAGACAAAGACGGAAGGAGACAGAATAcgtaagaagacagaagacggaagatggaagaagagagaagatggaagaagagaggagaaaaaaGCGAAGTAAAAAGACTGCatgctggaagaaaaaagaaaacagcaacaagaaagaaagaaggcagagaAGACGGCAGGGAAGAAATAATACGTCAGAGAAGAAATAAGACAACATGCAAGGAGAAAAAACAAGTACTTCAGCGTCACAGCCAgtgggaaggacactggccagtgtccaacaGTAAGTAACCGTAAGGAGTACTATGTCCACAGGCAACTCTCCAGT
This window encodes:
- the LOC138254661 gene encoding protein SREK1IP1-like is translated as MTAALQTGGGSPVPQDAQAHMEEMVAAVIPQEIVTGIQGQDSADYQETTQMQDRQKTAEDGRRENTEEDRRRQKTGDGRRQRRKETEYVRRQKTEDGRREKMEEERRKKRSKKTACWKKKENSNKKERRQRRRQGRNNTSEKK